A portion of the Chromobacterium sp. IIBBL 290-4 genome contains these proteins:
- the ruvX gene encoding Holliday junction resolvase RuvX, whose translation MSAMPEGCALAFDFGERRIGVAVGETLLGIPHPLATIDTPVTDERFAAIAKLIEEWHPQQLVVGLPMHPDGVEHEMSALSRRFANRLKGRFGLPVWLVDERYTSVIAEQMLEEAGVKKGRKQKPALDQVAAQAILAGWFEQPGTEV comes from the coding sequence ATGTCGGCCATGCCTGAAGGTTGCGCACTGGCTTTTGATTTCGGCGAGCGCCGCATCGGCGTCGCCGTCGGGGAGACGCTGCTCGGCATTCCCCATCCGCTGGCCACCATAGACACGCCTGTCACGGACGAGCGTTTCGCCGCTATCGCCAAATTGATAGAAGAGTGGCATCCCCAACAATTAGTGGTGGGTCTGCCCATGCACCCGGACGGCGTCGAACATGAGATGAGCGCGCTGTCGCGCCGCTTCGCCAACCGGCTCAAAGGCCGCTTCGGGCTGCCGGTATGGCTGGTGGACGAGCGCTACACCTCGGTCATCGCCGAGCAAATGCTGGAAGAAGCCGGCGTCAAGAAAGGCCGCAAACAGAAACCGGCATTGGATCAGGTGGCCGCCCAAGCCATTCTGGCCGGCTGGTTCGAGCAGCCGGGCACAGAGGTTTAA
- a CDS encoding acyl-CoA dehydrogenase encodes MAASTQRAPFAWEDPLLLQAQLSDDERLVRQSAHEYCQERLLPRVLTANREERFDREIINEMGELGFLGCTIEGYGCAGLNHVSYGLVAREVERVDSGYRSAMSVQSSLVMHPIWAYGSEAQKDKYLPKLARGEWLGCFGLTEPDSGSDPASMKTRARKVDGGYLLSGSKMWITNSPSADVFVVWAKDDDDEIRGFILEKGMKGLSAPAIHGKFSLRASITGEIVMDDVLVPDEQLLPGVKGLKGPFGCLNKARYGIAWGAMGAAEFCWHAARQYTLDRQQFGRPLAANQLIQLKLANMQTEIALGLQAALQVGRLMDQGQAAPEMVSLIKRNNCGKALDIARLARDMHGGNGISDEFHVIRHVMNLEAVNTYEGTHDVHALILGRAQTGIQAFA; translated from the coding sequence ATGGCAGCATCCACGCAACGCGCCCCGTTCGCTTGGGAAGACCCCTTGTTGTTGCAGGCGCAACTGAGCGACGACGAGCGCCTGGTGCGGCAAAGCGCGCATGAGTACTGCCAGGAACGCCTGCTGCCGCGGGTGCTGACCGCCAACCGCGAAGAGCGCTTCGACCGCGAAATCATCAACGAGATGGGCGAGCTGGGCTTTTTGGGCTGCACCATAGAAGGCTATGGCTGCGCCGGCCTCAACCATGTTTCCTACGGCCTGGTGGCGCGCGAGGTGGAGCGCGTCGATTCCGGCTACCGTTCGGCCATGAGCGTGCAGTCCAGCTTGGTGATGCATCCGATCTGGGCCTACGGCTCGGAAGCGCAAAAAGACAAATACCTGCCCAAGCTGGCGCGCGGCGAATGGCTGGGTTGTTTCGGCCTGACCGAGCCGGATTCCGGCTCGGACCCGGCCAGCATGAAGACCCGCGCCCGCAAGGTGGACGGCGGTTATCTGTTGTCCGGCAGCAAGATGTGGATCACCAACAGCCCATCCGCCGACGTGTTCGTGGTCTGGGCCAAGGACGACGACGATGAAATCCGCGGCTTCATCCTGGAAAAGGGGATGAAGGGCCTGTCCGCGCCGGCCATCCACGGCAAGTTTTCCTTGCGCGCCTCCATCACCGGCGAAATCGTTATGGACGACGTGCTGGTGCCGGACGAGCAGCTGCTGCCCGGCGTCAAAGGCTTGAAGGGGCCGTTCGGCTGCCTGAACAAGGCGCGCTACGGCATCGCCTGGGGGGCGATGGGCGCGGCCGAATTCTGCTGGCACGCCGCCCGCCAGTACACGCTGGACCGCCAGCAGTTCGGCCGTCCGCTGGCCGCCAATCAGCTGATCCAGCTGAAGCTGGCCAATATGCAGACCGAAATCGCGCTGGGCCTGCAGGCCGCGCTGCAAGTGGGCCGGCTGATGGATCAAGGCCAGGCCGCGCCGGAGATGGTGTCGCTGATCAAGCGCAACAACTGCGGCAAGGCGCTGGACATCGCCCGCCTGGCCCGCGATATGCACGGCGGCAACGGCATCAGCGACGAATTCCATGTGATCCGCCACGTGATGAATCTGGAGGCGGTCAACACTTATGAGGGCACGCACGATGTGCATGCCCTGATTCTGGGCCGAGCCCAGACCGGTATTCAGGCATTTGCCTGA
- a CDS encoding DUF3820 family protein translates to MQAEDLIALTTRAMPFGKHKGTLICELPGNYLNWFAREGFPPGEIGRLLQLMQELDHNGLTYLLDPIRKR, encoded by the coding sequence ATGCAAGCCGAAGATCTGATCGCCCTCACGACCCGCGCCATGCCTTTTGGCAAACATAAAGGCACGCTGATTTGCGAGCTGCCGGGCAATTATCTCAACTGGTTCGCCCGCGAGGGATTTCCGCCGGGCGAGATCGGCCGTTTGCTGCAATTGATGCAAGAACTCGACCACAACGGTCTGACTTATCTGCTGGACCCGATTAGAAAGCGTTAA
- the ylqF gene encoding ribosome biogenesis GTPase YlqF, giving the protein MAIQWFPGHMNKARKDVAERLKDIDVVIELLDARLPASSANPMLARMAKGKPRLMILNKQDLADPAATEQWLAWYRARKQTEALGLDAGERAPAQKLIAACRALAPNRGGLEKPLRVLICGIPNVGKSTLINSMSSRKIAKTGNMPGVTKNEQRIILADDFELYDTPGMLWPKIEVEEGGYNLAASGAVGRNAMDEEEVSLELLKYLLVHYRAELAARYKFDVEELDGAQDWQALELIGRRRGAVISGGRINMQKAAEIVLTDFRDGQTGRITLERPEEWAVWEKRAKEIAAQRAAEREARMKEKEGRKGSR; this is encoded by the coding sequence ATGGCAATCCAATGGTTTCCCGGCCATATGAACAAGGCGCGCAAGGATGTCGCCGAGCGCCTGAAAGATATCGATGTCGTCATCGAGCTGCTGGATGCCCGCCTGCCGGCCTCCAGCGCCAACCCGATGCTGGCGCGGATGGCCAAGGGCAAGCCGCGGCTGATGATTCTGAACAAGCAGGACCTGGCCGATCCGGCCGCCACCGAGCAATGGCTGGCCTGGTATCGCGCCCGCAAGCAAACCGAGGCGCTGGGCCTGGACGCCGGCGAGCGCGCGCCGGCGCAAAAGCTGATCGCCGCCTGCCGCGCGCTGGCGCCTAACCGCGGCGGCCTGGAAAAGCCGCTGCGGGTGCTGATTTGCGGCATTCCCAATGTCGGCAAGTCCACCTTGATCAACAGCATGTCCAGCCGCAAGATCGCCAAGACCGGCAATATGCCGGGCGTTACCAAGAATGAGCAGCGCATCATCCTGGCCGACGATTTCGAGCTGTACGACACCCCTGGCATGCTGTGGCCGAAGATCGAAGTGGAAGAGGGCGGCTACAATCTGGCCGCCAGCGGCGCGGTAGGCCGCAATGCCATGGATGAGGAAGAGGTGTCGCTGGAGCTGCTGAAATACCTGCTGGTCCATTATCGCGCCGAGCTGGCCGCCCGCTACAAGTTCGACGTGGAAGAGCTGGACGGCGCGCAGGATTGGCAGGCGCTGGAGCTGATCGGCCGCCGCCGCGGCGCGGTGATTTCCGGCGGACGCATCAATATGCAGAAGGCCGCCGAGATCGTGCTGACCGACTTCCGCGACGGCCAGACCGGCCGCATCACGCTGGAGCGCCCGGAGGAGTGGGCGGTGTGGGAGAAGCGCGCCAAGGAAATCGCCGCCCAGCGCGCTGCTGAGCGCGAAGCGCGGATGAAGGAAAAAGAAGGCCGCAAGGGCAGCCGCTGA
- a CDS encoding electron transfer flavoprotein-ubiquinone oxidoreductase — protein MEYDVVIVGGGPAGLSAAIRLKQLAEQQGRDISVCLLEKGSEIGAHILSGAVIETGALSELLPNWKELDAPLNTPAGSDRFLLLTETESIQLPTPPQMHNHGNYIVSLGNFCRWLGQQAENLGVEIYPGFAAAEVLYHEDGSVKGVATGSVGTGKNGELEGEPGMELWAKQTIFAEGCRGSLTKTLFERFKLRDGADPQTFGIGIKELWEVPAENHQPGHITHTVGWPLDTATYGGSFLYHLEDNLVAVGFVVGLDYQNPYLSPFEEFQRFKTHPAIKKTFEGARRISYGARALAEGGIQSLPKLTFPGGTLVGDTAGFLNVPKIKGTHTAMKSAMLAAEAVFELLGDEAQAQGGEAKAYSAKFKQSWVHDELYKVRNIRPSFRWGLWPAMIFSAIDTFLFRGRAPWTLHHKHADNETLRPASEFSPIRYPKPDGVLTFDRLSSVFISNANHSEDQPPHLKLKDAAVPVAINLAQYDAPEQRYCPAGVYEIVGQDEGAPRLQINAQNCVHCKTCDIKDPTQNINWMTPEGGGGPNYPNM, from the coding sequence ATGGAATACGACGTGGTGATCGTCGGCGGCGGCCCTGCGGGCCTGTCCGCGGCGATCCGTCTGAAACAGCTGGCGGAACAGCAGGGCCGCGACATCAGCGTCTGCCTGCTGGAAAAGGGCTCCGAAATCGGCGCCCACATCTTGTCCGGCGCGGTGATCGAAACCGGCGCGCTGAGCGAGCTGCTGCCCAACTGGAAGGAGCTGGACGCGCCGTTGAACACGCCGGCCGGCTCCGATCGTTTCCTGTTGCTGACGGAAACCGAGTCCATCCAGCTGCCGACGCCGCCGCAGATGCATAATCACGGCAACTACATCGTCAGCCTGGGCAATTTCTGCCGCTGGCTGGGACAACAAGCCGAAAACCTGGGCGTGGAAATCTACCCCGGCTTCGCCGCGGCCGAAGTGCTGTATCATGAAGACGGCTCGGTCAAGGGTGTGGCCACCGGTTCGGTCGGCACCGGCAAGAACGGCGAGCTGGAAGGCGAGCCCGGCATGGAGCTGTGGGCCAAGCAGACCATCTTTGCCGAGGGCTGTAGGGGCTCGTTGACCAAGACGCTGTTCGAGCGCTTCAAGCTGCGCGACGGCGCCGATCCGCAAACCTTCGGTATCGGCATCAAGGAATTGTGGGAAGTGCCGGCTGAAAACCATCAGCCCGGCCACATCACCCACACCGTGGGCTGGCCGCTGGATACAGCTACCTATGGCGGCTCCTTCCTCTATCACCTGGAAGACAATCTGGTGGCGGTGGGCTTCGTGGTCGGCCTGGATTACCAGAATCCCTATCTGTCGCCGTTCGAGGAATTTCAGCGCTTCAAGACCCATCCGGCGATCAAGAAGACCTTCGAAGGCGCCCGCCGCATTTCCTACGGCGCGCGCGCGCTGGCCGAAGGCGGCATCCAGAGCCTGCCCAAGCTGACCTTCCCGGGCGGCACGCTGGTGGGCGACACCGCCGGCTTCCTCAATGTGCCCAAGATCAAGGGCACCCACACCGCGATGAAGTCCGCCATGCTGGCGGCCGAGGCCGTGTTCGAGCTGCTGGGCGACGAAGCGCAGGCGCAAGGCGGCGAGGCCAAGGCCTATTCGGCCAAGTTCAAGCAAAGCTGGGTGCACGACGAGCTGTACAAGGTGCGCAATATCCGCCCGTCCTTCCGTTGGGGATTGTGGCCGGCGATGATTTTCTCGGCCATCGATACCTTCCTGTTCCGCGGCCGCGCGCCGTGGACGCTGCACCACAAGCACGCCGACAACGAAACGCTGCGGCCGGCCAGCGAATTCAGCCCGATCCGCTATCCCAAGCCGGATGGCGTGCTGACCTTCGACCGCCTGTCCTCGGTGTTCATCTCCAACGCCAACCACAGCGAAGACCAGCCGCCGCACCTGAAGCTGAAGGATGCCGCGGTGCCTGTCGCCATCAATCTGGCGCAGTACGATGCGCCGGAACAGCGCTACTGCCCGGCCGGCGTGTATGAAATCGTCGGCCAGGACGAAGGCGCGCCGCGGCTGCAGATCAACGCGCAAAACTGCGTGCACTGCAAAACTTGCGATATCAAGGACCCGACCCAGAACATCAACTGGATGACGCCGGAAGGCGGCGGCGGGCCGAACTATCCGAATATGTGA
- the smc gene encoding chromosome segregation protein SMC: protein MRLTHIKLAGFKSFVDPTSIAVPGQLVAVIGPNGCGKSNVIDAVRWVLGESSAKQLRGESMQDVIFNGSSSRKPVSRASVELVFDNADGQLTGPWGQYAEVAIKRVLTRQGESSYYINNQQVRRRDITDLFLGTGVGARGYAVIEQGMISRIIEARPEELRAYLEEAAGVSKYKERRRETENRLSDTRANLERIADLQQELERQVERLSEQAEVAAQYHDMRGALTHKQNLLALARREEAARGEAHARGELARIETEEAALEAAVTHLEAEQETVREQHFAASDAVHEAQQHLFEANAQLARLEEAQRHREQSRQRLERDLLSARGERQQLADNRQQVEAELDDWLPRLEEAQLRQEEAQMALEDGADELPTAEAGFRQLDQQQAQMVAQQANLTRERDLSRQKIEHWQRGMQQLAGRDAALTRELSDLNLPEHHVLEAAQQEVDKAKAALDAVRARLVADEAKQADLAAEREKLDQQLSAKRTELARAEAEAAALAALLQREAADEQLAAWLDKQGLADAPQLWQSLQVDKRWQQALEAVLGERLSARAASVPAEQPPAALALVDGKRAVAAGLPARSWPALLAEVKAQAPFDAALSDWLAGVYLADTLDAALARRGDLVAGECWLTPEGHRVDAVSVRFHAEASGDGLMARKQQLDEASARADVLRPEIEAMQKKRDSLQSMGNMLAEAVRGQKGSLTRLEAELNAATLEHVKLDQAARQGAARLSAIEAERGRIAEERLHAEEGIAEAELMGEEAALTLEELGLQLEDVRLERLNAETRLELARNKARDAERVLHEIKLALHSAEQKVAELSRRGRELTDRDEQLQERLETLALESETVDETVPEETLQLALAERETRDAALAAARDQLNHLTERMREISQRQQEANAALPALREARSDWLLKHQEARLAMERFAEELAQAEADEAKLLADLNEGVKPNALAAEIARLARALEGLGAVNLAALQELDEAKKRGEYLLNQSADLNQAMETLMEAIAKIDGETRDMLQTTYDAVNAKMREFFPTLFGGGRAELVLTGEDLLDAGIQIIAQPPGKKNSTIHLLSGGEKALTAMSLVFSLFSLNPAPFCLLDEVDAPLDDANTSRFCDLVKQMSDRTQFLYISHNRLTMEMAEQLVGVTMQEQGVSRIVAVDIVEALKMRETA, encoded by the coding sequence TTGCGCCTGACCCATATCAAGCTCGCCGGTTTCAAGTCATTCGTCGACCCCACCAGCATCGCGGTGCCGGGCCAACTGGTGGCGGTGATCGGCCCCAACGGCTGCGGCAAGTCGAATGTGATCGACGCCGTGCGCTGGGTGTTGGGCGAGTCCTCGGCCAAGCAGCTGCGCGGCGAATCCATGCAGGACGTGATCTTCAACGGCTCGTCCTCCCGCAAGCCGGTGTCGCGCGCCTCGGTGGAACTGGTGTTCGACAACGCCGACGGCCAATTGACCGGCCCATGGGGCCAGTACGCCGAAGTGGCGATCAAGCGGGTGCTGACCCGCCAGGGCGAATCCAGCTATTACATCAACAACCAGCAGGTGCGCAGGCGCGACATCACAGACCTGTTCCTCGGCACCGGCGTCGGCGCGCGCGGCTACGCGGTGATCGAGCAGGGCATGATCTCGCGCATCATCGAGGCGCGGCCGGAAGAGCTGCGCGCCTATCTGGAAGAAGCCGCCGGCGTGTCCAAGTACAAGGAGCGCCGCCGCGAGACTGAAAACCGCCTGTCCGACACCCGCGCCAACCTGGAGCGCATCGCCGACTTGCAGCAGGAGCTGGAGCGGCAGGTGGAGCGTTTGTCCGAGCAGGCGGAAGTGGCCGCGCAATACCACGACATGCGCGGCGCGCTGACCCACAAGCAGAACCTGCTGGCGCTGGCGCGGCGCGAAGAGGCCGCCCGCGGCGAGGCGCATGCCCGCGGCGAACTGGCGCGGATCGAAACCGAAGAGGCCGCGCTGGAAGCGGCGGTCACCCATCTGGAAGCCGAACAGGAAACGGTGCGCGAGCAGCATTTCGCCGCCAGCGACGCGGTGCACGAGGCGCAGCAGCATCTGTTTGAAGCCAACGCGCAACTGGCGCGGCTGGAAGAGGCGCAGCGCCACCGTGAGCAAAGCCGGCAAAGGCTGGAGCGCGATCTGCTGTCCGCCCGCGGCGAGCGCCAGCAACTGGCCGACAACCGCCAGCAAGTGGAGGCCGAGCTGGACGACTGGCTGCCGCGGCTGGAAGAGGCGCAGTTGCGGCAGGAAGAAGCGCAGATGGCGCTGGAAGACGGCGCCGACGAACTGCCCACCGCCGAGGCGGGTTTCCGCCAGCTGGACCAGCAACAGGCACAGATGGTCGCGCAGCAGGCCAATCTGACGCGCGAACGCGATCTGTCGCGCCAGAAAATCGAACACTGGCAGCGCGGCATGCAGCAATTGGCCGGCCGCGACGCCGCGCTGACGCGCGAGCTGTCTGATCTGAATTTGCCCGAACATCATGTGCTGGAGGCCGCTCAGCAAGAAGTGGACAAGGCCAAGGCTGCGCTGGACGCGGTGCGGGCGCGGCTGGTGGCGGACGAAGCCAAGCAGGCGGACCTCGCCGCCGAGCGTGAAAAGCTGGATCAGCAATTGTCGGCCAAGCGCACCGAACTGGCGCGCGCCGAAGCCGAAGCCGCCGCGCTGGCGGCCTTGCTGCAGCGCGAAGCGGCGGATGAGCAATTGGCGGCCTGGCTGGACAAGCAAGGCCTGGCCGACGCGCCGCAGCTGTGGCAATCGCTGCAGGTGGACAAGCGTTGGCAGCAGGCTTTGGAAGCGGTGCTGGGCGAGCGCCTGTCCGCGCGCGCCGCCAGCGTGCCGGCCGAGCAGCCCCCGGCGGCGCTGGCTCTGGTGGATGGCAAGCGCGCCGTCGCGGCAGGCTTGCCTGCGCGAAGCTGGCCGGCGCTGTTGGCCGAGGTCAAGGCGCAAGCGCCGTTCGATGCCGCGCTGAGCGACTGGCTGGCTGGCGTTTATCTCGCCGATACGCTGGATGCCGCCTTGGCGCGCCGCGGCGACTTGGTGGCGGGCGAATGCTGGCTGACGCCGGAGGGGCATAGGGTAGATGCTGTCAGCGTGCGTTTTCATGCCGAAGCCAGCGGCGACGGCCTGATGGCGCGCAAGCAGCAATTGGATGAAGCCTCCGCCCGCGCCGACGTTTTGCGGCCGGAAATCGAAGCGATGCAAAAGAAGCGCGACAGCCTGCAAAGCATGGGCAATATGCTGGCCGAGGCGGTGCGCGGCCAGAAGGGCTCGCTGACCCGGCTGGAGGCCGAGCTCAACGCCGCCACGCTGGAACACGTCAAGCTGGACCAGGCGGCGCGCCAGGGCGCGGCGCGCTTGTCGGCCATCGAGGCCGAGCGCGGCCGCATCGCCGAGGAGCGGCTGCACGCCGAGGAAGGCATCGCTGAAGCCGAACTGATGGGCGAAGAGGCGGCGTTGACGCTGGAAGAGCTGGGTCTACAACTGGAAGATGTGCGTCTGGAGCGGCTCAACGCCGAAACGCGGCTGGAATTGGCGCGCAACAAGGCGCGCGACGCCGAGCGCGTGCTGCATGAAATCAAGCTGGCCTTGCATAGCGCCGAGCAGAAAGTCGCCGAGTTGTCGCGCCGCGGCCGCGAGCTGACGGATAGAGACGAGCAATTGCAGGAGCGCTTGGAAACGCTGGCGCTGGAGTCGGAAACGGTGGATGAAACCGTGCCGGAGGAAACGCTGCAACTGGCCTTGGCCGAAAGGGAAACCCGCGACGCGGCGCTGGCGGCGGCGCGCGACCAACTGAACCATCTGACCGAGCGGATGCGCGAAATCAGCCAGCGCCAGCAGGAGGCCAATGCGGCGCTGCCGGCCCTGCGTGAGGCGCGTTCGGACTGGTTGCTCAAGCATCAGGAAGCCAGGCTGGCGATGGAGCGCTTCGCCGAGGAGTTGGCGCAGGCCGAAGCGGACGAAGCCAAGCTGCTGGCGGACCTGAACGAGGGCGTGAAGCCCAACGCGCTGGCGGCCGAAATCGCCCGCCTGGCGCGGGCCTTGGAGGGCTTGGGCGCGGTCAACCTGGCCGCCTTGCAAGAGCTGGACGAGGCGAAGAAGCGCGGCGAGTATCTGCTGAACCAGTCGGCCGACTTGAATCAGGCGATGGAAACCTTGATGGAGGCCATCGCCAAGATAGACGGCGAAACCCGCGACATGCTGCAAACCACTTACGACGCGGTCAACGCCAAGATGCGCGAGTTCTTCCCCACGCTGTTCGGCGGCGGCCGCGCCGAGCTGGTACTGACCGGCGAGGACTTGCTGGACGCCGGCATCCAGATCATCGCCCAGCCGCCGGGCAAGAAGAACAGCACCATCCACTTGCTTTCCGGCGGCGAGAAGGCGCTGACCGCGATGAGCCTGGTGTTCTCCTTGTTCAGCCTGAATCCGGCGCCGTTCTGCCTGCTGGACGAGGTGGACGCGCCGCTGGACGACGCCAATACCAGCCGTTTCTGCGATCTGGTCAAGCAGATGTCGGACCGCACGCAGTTCCTCTATATTTCACACAACCGCCTGACCATGGAGATGGCCGAGCAGTTGGTCGGCGTCACCATGCAGGAGCAAGGCGTCAGCCGCATCGTGGCGGTGGACATCGTCGAAGCGCTGAAGATGCGCGAGACCGCCTAG
- a CDS encoding CaiB/BaiF CoA-transferase family protein: MAGALAGIKVLDLSRVLAGPWASQLLADLGADVIKIEKPGSGDDTRQWAPPSLPDGRSAYYLCANRGKRSLTVDITQPAGQDIIRKLAAESDVLLENYKVGGLKKYGLDYDSLAALNPRLVYCSVTGFGQTGPYANLAGYDYIVQGMSGLMSITGPADGEPHKVGVAVSDLFTGLYAANAVQAALIARERSGAGQHIDMALFDCSLAMLANVASNWLIGRSVPSRLGNGHANIVPYQVFAASDGHFILACGNDKQFAEVCRLIGQPQWARDVRYATNPQRVANRAQLTPLLAMAFRHHGRDYWLDKLDKAGVPCGPIKDVAEAFADPQTQARGMEIEMRDAAGHEMPLVGCPIKLSGTPVEYNLAPPALGEHTEQILRALGYAETDIVALRDSGTV, translated from the coding sequence ATGGCGGGAGCGTTGGCGGGTATCAAGGTATTGGATCTGAGCCGGGTGCTGGCGGGGCCGTGGGCCAGCCAGTTGCTGGCCGACCTGGGCGCGGACGTGATCAAGATAGAAAAGCCGGGCAGCGGCGACGACACCCGGCAATGGGCGCCGCCCAGCCTGCCGGATGGCCGCTCCGCCTATTATCTGTGCGCCAATCGCGGCAAGCGTTCGCTGACGGTGGATATTACCCAGCCAGCCGGACAGGACATCATCCGAAAGCTGGCGGCCGAGTCCGACGTGCTGCTGGAAAACTACAAAGTGGGCGGGCTGAAAAAGTACGGGCTGGATTACGATAGCCTGGCCGCGCTCAATCCGCGGCTGGTGTATTGCTCGGTCACCGGCTTCGGCCAGACCGGGCCTTATGCCAATCTGGCCGGTTACGACTATATCGTGCAGGGCATGTCCGGGTTGATGAGCATCACCGGCCCAGCCGACGGCGAGCCGCACAAGGTGGGCGTGGCGGTGTCCGACCTGTTCACCGGCCTGTATGCCGCCAATGCGGTGCAGGCGGCCTTGATCGCGCGCGAACGCAGCGGCGCGGGCCAGCATATCGACATGGCCTTGTTTGATTGCTCGCTGGCCATGCTGGCCAATGTGGCGTCCAACTGGCTGATCGGCCGCAGCGTGCCGTCCAGGCTGGGCAACGGCCACGCCAATATCGTACCCTATCAGGTGTTTGCCGCCTCAGATGGCCACTTCATTCTGGCCTGCGGCAACGACAAGCAGTTCGCCGAGGTGTGCCGGCTGATCGGCCAGCCGCAATGGGCGCGCGACGTCCGCTACGCCACCAATCCGCAACGGGTGGCGAACCGGGCGCAGTTGACGCCTTTGCTGGCGATGGCCTTCCGCCATCACGGACGGGATTACTGGCTGGATAAGTTGGATAAGGCCGGCGTGCCCTGCGGGCCGATCAAGGATGTGGCGGAGGCTTTCGCCGATCCGCAGACGCAGGCGCGCGGCATGGAAATCGAGATGCGCGACGCCGCGGGTCATGAAATGCCGCTGGTCGGGTGTCCGATCAAACTTTCCGGCACGCCGGTAGAGTACAATCTGGCCCCTCCCGCTTTGGGCGAACATACTGAGCAGATCTTGCGCGCGTTGGGTTATGCGGAAACAGACATTGTGGCATTGCGCGACAGTGGCACCGTTTAA
- a CDS encoding YqgE/AlgH family protein, with the protein MESLSLSNHFLIAMPGMGDPLFAKSLVYLCEHGEHGAMGLIINKPSGIAMAQLFDQIDLPLDDEDTRSGVVYFGGPVQPDRGFVLHQPAGNWQSSLMVTDDIALTTSKDVLAAVSEGNKPEKLLISLGYAGWSAGQLEQEISDNGWLTVPAEPAIIFELPCEDRYDAAMALLGFDPSLLSSDVGHA; encoded by the coding sequence ATGGAATCTCTATCGCTGAGCAATCATTTCCTGATCGCCATGCCCGGCATGGGCGATCCGCTGTTCGCCAAATCGCTGGTTTATCTCTGCGAGCACGGCGAACACGGCGCCATGGGCCTGATCATCAACAAGCCTTCCGGCATCGCCATGGCGCAGCTGTTCGATCAGATCGACCTGCCGCTGGACGACGAAGACACCCGCAGCGGCGTGGTTTACTTCGGCGGACCGGTGCAGCCGGACCGCGGCTTCGTGCTGCACCAGCCGGCCGGCAACTGGCAATCCAGCCTGATGGTCACCGACGACATCGCGCTGACCACCTCCAAGGACGTGCTGGCGGCGGTATCCGAAGGCAACAAGCCGGAGAAGCTGCTGATCTCCCTCGGCTACGCCGGCTGGTCTGCCGGCCAGCTGGAGCAGGAAATCAGCGACAACGGCTGGCTGACGGTGCCGGCCGAACCCGCCATCATCTTCGAACTGCCCTGCGAAGACCGCTACGACGCGGCCATGGCGCTGCTCGGCTTCGATCCCTCGCTACTCTCCTCGGATGTCGGCCATGCCTGA